Proteins found in one Hirundo rustica isolate bHirRus1 chromosome Z, bHirRus1.pri.v3, whole genome shotgun sequence genomic segment:
- the MSMP gene encoding prostate-associated microseminoprotein, with product MAMQVQKMMCAWGRLCLLLSLLLQLPGSQAKCYFQAKAPCEYEGKQFSLGESWLSTNCLLCTCLHPIGVGCCETTQHPIDFPDWCEAHYDSQTCQISVVQKANPSLPCVKSVEHEWGSAGTPEPLVNKLLGTGLSR from the exons ATGGCCATGCAAGTGCAGAAGATGATGTGTGCTTGGGGCAGGCTTTGCCTgcttctttccctcctcctccagctgccggGCTCCCAGGCCAAATGCTACTTCCAGGCTAAAG CTCCCTGTGAGTACGAAGGGAAACAGTTCTCTCTTGGGGAATCATGGCTGAGCACCAACTGCCTGCTCTGCACCTGCCTACACCCCATTGGTGTGGGCTGCTGCGAGAC CACTCAGCACCCAATCGACTTCCCTGACTGGTGCGAGGCCCACTACGACTCACAGACCTGCCAGATCTCGGTAGTGCAGAAGGCCAACCCCAGCCTGCCGTGTGTGAAGAGCGTGGAGCACGAGTGGGGCTCGGCCGGCACGCCCGAGCCGCTGGTGAACAAGCTGCTGGGTACGGGGCTGAGCAGATAG